The following DNA comes from Candidatus Nitrospira nitrificans.
ACGTGTTCGACGTCCAGGACCGCATCACCGAAAACGTGGTCGGCGCGCTTCAGCCGACGTTGCGTCAGGCGGAGATCGAGCGCGCGCGGCGCAAGCCCCCGGCCAGCCTGGACGCCTACGATCACCTGCTCCGCGCCATGCCGCTGCTGCTCGCCAACTCCGCGGCCGAGGCCGCCACGGCAGTCCAGCCGCTCGCTGAGGCGTTGCGCCTCTCTCCGGATTACCCCTATGCCCACGCCCTCATGGCGATCGCGTATGGCCAGATCCTCCGCTCTGCCGGCGGGGCCGAGCGCGAACAGATGCGGCTGAAGGCGGTCGCCCACGCTCGGCGCGCGCTGGAAGTGGCCGGCGACGACAGTAGCGTGCTCGCCCACGCTGGGTTCATCCTGCTGGTCACCGACCAGGATGTCGCCGCCGCGCGCGCCGCCCTGGATAGAGCGGTAGCGCTCAACGCCAACTCGGCGTTCGCATATGGCTACCGGGCCCTGGTGCTCGCCATGTCCGGTGAGCCCGAGCCGGCGATCGAGAACGCGACCCGCGCGCTGCGTCTGAGCCCGCTCGATTCCACGAATTACCTGCCGCAGATGGCGGTGGTAATCGCGCGCCTCGGGCTCGGCCAGTATGACGAGGCGGTCGCCTGGGCGCACAAGGCGATCGAGAGCGCCCCGCCACGCTATCCAATGAGCTACGCCTTTCTCATCGTCGCCGAGTGCAAGCGCGGCAACATCGCGGAAGCCGAGCGCCAGGTGAAGCGCCTGGCCGCCATCCTGCCTGGGTTCGAACCGGGAACGCTCGCCAGGTTGTTCGACGTGTTCCCCGAGCCGCTACGTTCGAATTCGGTCGCCGTGCTACGAGATGCCCGGCTGGTCCCCGCAGCGAGTTGAATTGAATAGGAGTGTCGCTCTCGTTTACGCCATTCAAACATTCAGCTTGCCACCAACTCGCCGAACAAGCGCATGCAGCCGACGGCGCGCAGGGCGCACCGCGGCTGATACGCGACGTTATGCGGCCAAAGTGATGAGGAACTCCGATGCCCTTTCCTAGACAAGCGCAGATCGAGATTCCGCTCCTGCGGGTGCTCGCTGAACAGGGGGGCGAGGCGCGACCGCGCGACGTGTACACGCGTGTGGCCGCCCATTTTCCTGAGCTCACGCCGGAGGAGCAGGAAGAGCGTCTTGAGAACTACCCCTCGACTCGAAAGTGGTCCAACCTCGTACAATGGGTGCGCCAGCGACTCGTTGACATCGGCCAGGTTGACGGCTCGCAGCGTGGCATTTGGAAGATCACAGCAGCTGGCCGGGCTCGATTGGAGGCGGACGCCGCCACGCCAGCAGGTGCGACAGAGCCCAGGGCTGTCTCCGAAGGTCGTAGCGCCGTGAGCCTTCGGGACCTCGTCAACACAAACGTTGAGGAGATCAAGTCACGACTTGTTGCCGAACTTCGGGACCTAACCCCCCGCGCCTTCGAACACTTCTGCAAGGAACTCCTCGTGCACCTGGGGTTTCGCAACGTTGACGTCACTCGGC
Coding sequences within:
- a CDS encoding restriction endonuclease yields the protein MPFPRQAQIEIPLLRVLAEQGGEARPRDVYTRVAAHFPELTPEEQEERLENYPSTRKWSNLVQWVRQRLVDIGQVDGSQRGIWKITAAGRARLEADAATPAGATEPRAVSEGRSAVSLRDLVNTNVEEIKSRLVAELRDLTPRAFEHFCKELLVHLGFRNVDVTRRSQDGGIDGHGDFRQGAISIRSAFQAKRWTENPVGRPEIDRFRGAIQGEYDHGVFLTTSRFSKDATDASYKKGAITILLLDAQAIADLMVERGLGVRKLPLYLLDIDEEFFDIDDE